One window of Manihot esculenta cultivar AM560-2 chromosome 17, M.esculenta_v8, whole genome shotgun sequence genomic DNA carries:
- the LOC110604406 gene encoding SAP30-binding protein translates to MASRKKHSEGIALLSMYNDEDDEDMEDLDDQQHEEQQEVEEEELLAGQNDYRESNEMVPDSVNDAMITQELPNESSEHVETLHHDEMNNTAIQSEDAENEGAANVPAEDVDALAQFLSSPPKDRCPEELQRKIDKFLALRKIGRRFNAEVRNRKDYRNPDFLLHAVRYQDIDQIGSCFSKDVFDPHGYDKSDFYDEIEADMRREKERKEQELRRSPKVEFISGGAQPGQVVPPPKFSLPIPAAAPSGLHSASTIADAARDGRQNKKSKWDKVDGDGRNLLPTSGQDSLTTVAAHTALLSAANVGAGYTAFVQQKRREAEERRSSEKKLEGRS, encoded by the exons atgGCGTCGAGAAAGAAACATTCAGAAGGAATCGCTTTACTCTCCATGTACaatgatgaagatgatgaagaTATGGAAGATCTCGATGACCAGCAACATGAAGAACAAcaagaagtagaagaagaagagctGCTGGCAGGTCAGAACGATTATAGAGAATCAAACGAGATGGTACCTGATTCAGTTAACGATGCAATGATAACTCAAGAATTGCCTAATGAATCATCAGAACATGTAGAAACATTACACCATGATGAAATGAATAACACTGCTATTCAGTCCGAAGATGCAGAAAATGAAGGTGCAGCTAATGTTCCTGCGGAAGATGTTGATGCATTAGCTCAATTTCTTTCCTCGCCACCAAAAGACAGGTGCCCAGAGGAGCTGCAA AGGAAAATTGACAAATTTCTTGCTTTGAGGAAGATTGGCAGACGCTTCAATGCAGAAGTCCGCAATAGAAAGGATTATCGAAACCCTGACTTCTTGCTGCATGCAGTTAGGTATCAAGATATTGATCAGATAGGTTCTTGCTTCAGTAAAGATGTATTTGACCCTCATGGATATGACAAAAGCGACTTCTATGATGAAATAG AAGCTGATATGAGACGTGAAAAGGAGAGGAAGGAACAAGAGCTGAGGCGGAGTCCCAAGGTTGAATTTATTTCTGGAGGAGCTCAGCCTGGACAGGTTGTGCCCCCTCCAAAGTTTAGCCTGCCTATTCCAG CTGCTGCTCCTAGTGGTTTGCATTCTGCATCAACTATAGCTGATGCTGCCCGGGATGGTAGACAGAACAAGAAGTCAAAATGGGATAAG GTGGATGGTGATGGAAGAAATCTTCTACCGACTAGTGGACAGGATTCTTTAACTACTGTGGCAGCACATACAGCACTTTTATCTGCTGCTAATGTTGGTGCTGGATACACAGCTTTTGT GCAGCAGAAACGGCGAGAAGCAGAAGAAAGAAGATCTAGTGAAAAGAAGTTGGAGGGAAGATCTTGA
- the LOC110604521 gene encoding nucleobase-ascorbate transporter 2, translating into MEAPKPEEISHLPMDQLQGLEYCIDSNPSWGEAIALGFQHYILALGTAVMIPSFLVPLMGGDHGDKVRVVQTLLFVEGINTLLQTLFGTRLPTVIGGSYAFMVPIISIIHDPSLMSIQDDHVRFLNTMRAVQGALIVSSSIQIILGYSQLWAICSRFFSPLGMVPVISLVGFGLFDRGFPVVGRCVEVGVPMLILFISFSQYLKNFQTRQLPILERFALLISITVIWAYAHLLTASGAYKHRPDLTQINCRTDKAYLISSAPWIKIPYPLQWGAPTFDAGHCFGMMAAVIVSMIESTGAYKAASRLASATPPPAHVLSRGIGWQGIGILLDGLFGTLSGSSVSVENVGLLGSTRVGSRRVIQISAGFMIFFSMLGKFGALFASIPFPIFAAVYCVLFGLVASVGLSFLQFTNMNSMRNLFITGVAFFLGLSIPEYFREYTAKAFHGPAHTRAGWFNDFLNTIFFSSPTVALIVAVFLDNTLDYKDSARDRGMTWWVKFRSFNGDSRNEEFYTLPFNLNRFFPPS; encoded by the exons ATGGAAGCTCCAAAACCGGAAGAGATAAGTCACCTGCCGATGGACCAGCTTCAAGGTTTAGAGTACTGTATTGACTCCAACCCATCTTGGG GGGAAGCTATAGCTCTGGGTTTCCAGCATTACATTCTGGCATTAGGAACTGCTGTTATGATCCCTTCATTTCTAGTACCTTTGATGGGTGGTGATCAT GGTGATAAAGTGAGGGTGGTCCAGACTCTGCTATTTGTGGAGGGGATCAATACACTTCTTCAGACATTGTTTGGGACGCGTTTGCCTACCGTGATTGGAGGGTCATATGCATTTATGGTCCCAATCATATCAATCATTCATGACCCTTCCTTGATGAGCATTCAGGACGATCACGTG AGATTTCTCAACACCATGAGAGCAGTCCAAGGTGCTCTAATAGTGTCATCAAGCATACAGATAATTTTGGGGTACAGTCAGTTGTGGGCCATTTGTTCAAG GTTTTTTAGTCCACTTGGAATGGTTCCAGTCATTTCCTTAGTGGGTTTTGGTCTGTTTGATAGAGGCTTCCCAGTG GTTGGACGGTGCGTGGAGGTTGGCGTTCCCATGCTCATCCTATTCATATCCTTCTCCCAG TACTTGAAGAACTTTCAGACAAGACAACTTCCAATACTAGAGCGGTTTGCTCTCCTCATATCTATCACAGTGATATGGGCATATGCACACCTCTTGACAGCCAGTGGTGCATACAAACACCGTCCGGATCTCACTCAAATTAATTGTCGAACAGACAAGGCCTATCTCATTTCTTCTGCCCCATG GATAAAGATCCCATATCCTCTTCAGTGGGGTGCTCCTACTTTTGATGCTGGTCACTGTTTTGGAATGATGGCTGCTGTAATTGTCTCAATGATTGAG TCTACTGGAGCATATAAGGCTGCGTCACGTCTAGCAAGTGCCACGCCTCCTCCAGCTCATGTGCTTAGCCGTGGTATTGGCTGGCAGGGCATTGGGATTCTTCTGGATGGACTTTTTGGAACATTGAGTGGGTCTTCAGTCTCTGT AGAGAACGTGGGGCTGCTTGGAAGTACTCGTGTTGGCAGCCGCAGGGTTATCCAAatctcagctggttttatgatatttttctcCATGCTAG GAAAATTTGGAGCTTTATTTGCATCAATACCCTTCCCCATTTTTGCTGCAGTGTACTGTGTTTTGTTTGGTCTTGTTG CTTCGGTGGGGTTGTCATTTTTGCAATTCACAAACATGAACTCAATGCGGAACCTTTTCATCACCGGTGTTGCTTTCTTTCTGGGTTTGTCCATCCCTGAGTACTTCAGAGAATACACAGCCAAGGCCTTTCATGGCCCTGCTCATACTCGAGCTGGATGG TTCAATGATTTTCTGAATACCATCTTCTTCTCATCTCCAACTGTTGCATTGATAGTTGCTGTTTTCTTGGACAACACACTTGACTACAAGGACAGTGCCAGAGATAGAGGAATGACATGGTGGGTAAAATTTCGGTCTTTTAATGGAGACAGCAGGAATGAGGAGTTCTATACACTTCCTTTCAACCTCAATCGTTTCTTCCCTCCATCATGA